In the Mycoplasma zalophi genome, one interval contains:
- the cmk gene encoding (d)CMP kinase codes for MMNKRINIAIDGPSGVGKSSVAKLLAKQLGFFFISSGSLYRLSALLAIENNIDVNDAEKIVSLWNFEDVRVDSSENWFYKERNVTINLRDDEVSTVASNIAVFPSVREKIVKFLQWYSESFKGVIIDGRDATYRILPNAELKIFLWAKAEIRAQRRMLQNLELGHLSNYEEVLAQIKARDYQDSTRKEDPLKVSEGSIEIDSTNMSILEVYEKIYELAINKINEVK; via the coding sequence ATGATGAATAAACGAATTAATATAGCAATAGATGGGCCGTCGGGAGTTGGAAAAAGTTCAGTAGCTAAATTGCTTGCAAAACAATTGGGATTCTTTTTTATAAGTAGTGGATCATTGTATCGATTATCGGCATTGCTTGCAATTGAGAATAATATTGATGTTAATGATGCTGAAAAAATCGTTTCATTATGAAATTTTGAAGATGTTAGAGTTGATTCATCAGAAAATTGATTCTACAAAGAAAGAAATGTTACGATAAATTTACGGGATGATGAAGTTTCAACGGTGGCTAGCAATATTGCAGTATTTCCTAGTGTAAGAGAAAAAATAGTAAAATTTTTACAATGATATTCTGAGTCGTTTAAAGGTGTAATTATTGATGGGCGTGATGCAACCTATCGAATTTTGCCAAATGCTGAACTTAAAATATTTTTATGAGCAAAAGCGGAAATTAGAGCACAGCGTAGAATGTTACAAAATTTAGAACTTGGTCATTTATCAAATTATGAAGAAGTTTTAGCACAAATAAAAGCAAGAGATTATCAAGATTCTACACGAAAAGAAGATCCATTAAAAGTTTCAGAAGGTTCAATTGAAATTGATTCAACAAACATGAGTATTTTGGAAGTATATGAAAAAATATATGAACTCGCAATTAATAAAATAAATGAGGTTAAATAA
- the der gene encoding ribosome biogenesis GTPase Der: MKDLVAIVGKPNVGKSTLFNKLINKRKSIVDDAPGVTRDRIYDEAYWTGTTFRIVDTGGITVSDDDNMQSQITVQAQIAIEEANIIIFILDATHDLTKEDYYVADLLRKSSKKIIVALNKLEGQRGEFDPIFYSLGFDDIFPISSIHGEGIGEMLDKVTSLIDNSNNNDSNTFKLSIIGKPNVGKSSLLNALSGKYRSIVSDVSGTTRDSISELININDEQFEIIDTAGIKRKSKLVESVEHYALMRAMQSLEDSDLAILMLDATEDIHHFHLRITGFAYEQRKPLIIVVNKWDLIEKDTNTMVQFKKNLYEKFKFVDWAPIVFISAKTTQRLEKLKQKIVEVKENISRKIPTNKLNSFLVDIQMLKPAPSFKGKRLSISFIQQVEAKIPTFVMYVNNREYAHFSYLRYIENQIRTYFNFEGTPINLLLRNKNETKY; this comes from the coding sequence ATGAAAGATCTTGTCGCAATAGTAGGAAAACCAAATGTAGGAAAATCAACCTTATTTAATAAATTAATTAATAAACGAAAATCAATTGTTGATGATGCTCCCGGAGTTACTAGAGATAGAATTTATGATGAAGCATACTGAACTGGAACAACATTTAGAATAGTAGATACTGGTGGAATTACCGTTAGTGATGATGATAATATGCAATCACAAATAACTGTTCAGGCACAAATTGCAATCGAAGAAGCAAATATTATTATTTTTATTTTAGATGCTACTCATGATTTGACTAAAGAAGATTATTATGTTGCTGATTTACTTAGAAAAAGTTCAAAAAAAATTATCGTTGCTTTAAATAAATTAGAAGGACAAAGAGGTGAATTTGATCCTATTTTCTATAGTTTAGGTTTTGATGATATATTCCCTATTAGTAGTATTCATGGTGAAGGAATTGGAGAAATGCTTGATAAAGTCACTTCCTTAATTGATAATTCTAATAATAATGATTCAAATACTTTTAAACTTTCTATTATTGGAAAACCAAATGTAGGAAAAAGTTCACTTCTAAATGCTCTAAGTGGTAAATATCGTTCAATAGTTTCAGATGTGAGCGGAACAACTCGCGATAGTATTAGTGAATTAATTAATATAAATGATGAACAATTTGAAATAATAGATACAGCAGGTATCAAAAGAAAATCTAAATTAGTAGAAAGTGTTGAACATTATGCTCTTATGCGTGCAATGCAAAGCTTAGAAGATAGTGATTTAGCTATTTTGATGTTAGATGCAACTGAAGATATTCACCATTTTCATTTAAGAATCACAGGTTTTGCATATGAACAAAGAAAACCATTAATTATTGTTGTTAATAAATGAGATTTAATTGAAAAAGATACTAATACAATGGTGCAATTTAAAAAGAATTTATATGAAAAATTTAAATTTGTTGATTGAGCTCCAATTGTGTTTATAAGTGCAAAAACTACACAAAGATTAGAGAAACTAAAACAAAAAATTGTTGAAGTTAAAGAAAATATTTCAAGAAAAATACCAACAAATAAATTAAATAGTTTTTTAGTTGATATTCAGATGTTAAAACCCGCTCCTTCTTTTAAAGGTAAAAGATTAAGTATTTCATTTATTCAGCAAGTCGAAGCTAAGATACCTACATTTGTAATGTATGTAAATAATCGAGAATATGCGCATTTTAGTTACTTAAGATACATAGAAAATCAAATTAGAACATATTTTAATTTTGAAGGAACACCTATAAATTTATTATTAAGGAATAAAAATGAAACAAAATACTAG
- a CDS encoding NAD(P)H-dependent glycerol-3-phosphate dehydrogenase has translation MKQNTSENITIIGSGSMGTALAKVLFNNGHNVIIYGIDSQELAELTTGKNTKYFPETTYLPCFKTTNNLHEALKNTNYVVFAVPSKFMDNVFKKTMENLSSKVTLINVAKGFYPQTITPLHTQFKNLTKDNEDVLGVVSLIGPSHAEEIVKDSITVVDAVDENLEIAKKVQKLFSNNYFRVYTQTDVIGAEIGSIFKNVLAIASGILYAKNYGINTRAALITRGLVEMKKYALYNGGKLETLFGLTGIGDLIVTAFSEFSRNFSFGKLYGEVGKEALNTQKTVEGLTALKAIYDNLIKTNVMELPITNSLYQVIFNDHDINEMLNKLITRDLKDE, from the coding sequence ATGAAACAAAATACTAGTGAAAATATTACAATTATTGGTTCAGGTTCAATGGGAACTGCTCTTGCAAAAGTCTTATTTAATAACGGACACAACGTAATTATTTATGGAATAGATTCTCAAGAATTAGCTGAATTAACAACAGGAAAAAACACAAAATACTTCCCAGAAACAACATATTTACCTTGCTTTAAAACCACAAATAATTTACATGAAGCTCTAAAAAATACAAATTATGTTGTCTTTGCAGTACCTTCAAAATTTATGGATAATGTGTTTAAAAAAACTATGGAAAATCTTAGTTCAAAAGTCACACTTATTAATGTTGCAAAGGGTTTTTATCCTCAAACAATAACTCCATTACACACACAATTTAAAAATTTAACAAAAGATAATGAAGACGTTTTAGGTGTCGTTTCGCTAATTGGACCTAGTCATGCCGAAGAAATTGTTAAAGATTCAATTACTGTTGTTGATGCTGTGGATGAAAATTTAGAAATAGCAAAAAAAGTTCAAAAACTATTTTCAAATAATTATTTTAGAGTTTATACTCAAACTGATGTAATTGGTGCTGAAATTGGAAGTATTTTTAAAAATGTTTTAGCAATTGCTAGTGGAATTTTATATGCAAAAAACTATGGAATTAACACAAGAGCAGCCCTTATTACAAGAGGACTTGTGGAAATGAAAAAATACGCATTATATAACGGCGGTAAATTAGAAACTTTATTTGGATTAACGGGTATAGGGGATTTAATTGTTACTGCATTTAGTGAATTTTCTCGTAATTTTAGTTTTGGAAAATTATATGGTGAAGTAGGAAAAGAAGCACTAAATACTCAAAAAACAGTTGAAGGTCTTACAGCTCTTAAAGCAATTTATGATAATTTAATTAAAACAAATGTAATGGAACTACCTATTACAAATAGTTTATATCAAGTAATTTTTAACGATCATGATATAAATGAAATGCTAAATAAATTAATCACAAGAGATTTAAAAGACGAATAG
- a CDS encoding HU family DNA-binding protein yields MNKKQLLQETSKRLNLNYQEVVNIYDAIEEIILEGLKKHEKISISGFGTFTTQFKDQKETINKFSQKPLTVQAKYEPKFKFSKVVKQKIN; encoded by the coding sequence ATGAATAAAAAACAACTATTACAAGAAACCTCAAAAAGGTTGAATTTAAATTATCAAGAAGTAGTGAATATTTATGATGCTATTGAAGAAATTATTTTAGAAGGTCTTAAAAAACATGAAAAGATTTCAATTAGTGGCTTTGGCACATTCACCACTCAATTTAAAGACCAAAAAGAAACAATTAATAAATTTTCACAAAAACCATTAACTGTCCAAGCAAAATATGAACCAAAATTTAAATTTTCAAAAGTAGTTAAACAAAAAATTAATTAA
- the recU gene encoding Holliday junction resolvase RecU: MQKNRGMLLESIINKTNERYYLNQVAFCQKKELNIKFKRVINKDEKLQLKDAKIFSKSTVDYYGVYKGKFIAFEAKETDSKSFSLNNIKKHQHKYLLDITKFGGIGFYIVFFKQFDCFLYINCLEIDKIWKNKKSLSYEEAIKISKKINLIFPGVLDYINCIN, encoded by the coding sequence ATGCAAAAAAATCGTGGAATGTTACTTGAAAGTATAATCAATAAAACAAATGAAAGATACTATTTAAATCAAGTTGCTTTTTGTCAAAAAAAGGAACTAAATATAAAATTCAAAAGAGTTATAAATAAAGATGAAAAACTACAACTTAAAGACGCAAAAATCTTTTCAAAAAGTACAGTGGATTATTATGGAGTATATAAAGGAAAATTTATTGCTTTTGAAGCGAAAGAAACAGACTCGAAATCATTTTCACTAAACAACATAAAAAAACACCAACACAAATATCTTTTAGATATTACAAAATTTGGTGGAATTGGCTTTTATATTGTGTTTTTTAAACAATTTGATTGTTTTTTGTATATAAATTGTTTAGAAATTGACAAAATTTGAAAAAATAAAAAATCGCTTTCTTATGAAGAAGCGATAAAAATTTCCAAAAAAATAAATTTAATATTTCCTGGAGTTTTAGATTATATAAATTGTATTAATTAA
- a CDS encoding 4'-phosphopantetheinyl transferase superfamily protein: MNKVGIDITSISRFLNKNDEFAKRILSSEEFKEYQTINNKSKYLATRWAIKEAIFKADNTFNTFSNINIKKDHKYHFKNFDISTSSEGDLVIAMAIKFKEK, encoded by the coding sequence ATGAATAAAGTTGGAATAGATATCACTTCAATTAGCAGATTTTTAAACAAAAATGATGAATTTGCAAAGAGAATTTTATCTAGTGAAGAATTTAAAGAATATCAAACCATAAATAATAAAAGTAAATATTTAGCTACAAGATGAGCTATTAAAGAAGCAATTTTTAAAGCAGATAATACATTTAATACTTTTTCCAACATAAATATAAAAAAAGATCACAAATATCACTTCAAGAATTTTGATATTTCAACAAGTAGTGAAGGTGATTTAGTAATTGCAATGGCAATTAAATTTAAGGAGAAATAA
- a CDS encoding lysophospholipid acyltransferase family protein, giving the protein MNIKLKMILFSPLWLWRFFRIVSRSNTYRRNPTLYGAQERHDYILKRAKKLVKTLNIKLDIKGFDKLPQTAILYPNHVSNLDPLIILAALEKQNKDKSIKNKIVNFLAKQELENDWRTRIPSNFIDTFYLNRQNPREGLKTLDSFGTFIKENKSLGVIFPEGTRSHNDKLLDFKPGAFKIPKSKFVSIVPVTINNAGQALNPKRSKKLTVEVIFHDPIDPFRIQNLETHQIAHIVKNTIESKYKNQEVYVSKKSLEPKKVSNKLTYAEKRAKKQAKLEAKANKYKDF; this is encoded by the coding sequence ATGAATATAAAATTAAAAATGATTTTGTTTAGTCCACTTTGATTATGAAGATTTTTTAGAATAGTTTCAAGATCAAATACTTATCGTCGTAACCCAACATTATATGGTGCACAAGAAAGACATGATTATATATTAAAAAGAGCTAAGAAATTAGTTAAAACTTTAAATATTAAATTAGATATTAAAGGATTTGATAAATTACCACAAACAGCGATTTTATATCCAAATCACGTATCTAATTTAGATCCATTAATCATTTTAGCAGCACTAGAAAAACAAAACAAAGATAAGTCAATTAAAAATAAAATTGTTAACTTTTTAGCAAAACAAGAATTAGAAAATGATTGAAGAACAAGAATACCTTCAAATTTCATTGATACATTTTATTTAAATAGACAAAATCCAAGAGAAGGATTAAAAACCTTAGATTCATTTGGAACATTTATAAAAGAAAATAAATCATTAGGTGTTATTTTCCCTGAAGGTACAAGATCTCATAATGATAAACTTTTAGATTTTAAACCTGGAGCATTTAAAATACCTAAATCTAAATTCGTTTCTATTGTACCAGTAACAATTAATAATGCAGGTCAAGCATTAAATCCAAAAAGATCTAAAAAATTAACAGTTGAAGTAATTTTCCATGATCCAATTGATCCATTTAGAATACAAAATTTAGAAACACATCAAATTGCACATATTGTAAAAAATACAATTGAATCAAAATACAAAAATCAAGAAGTTTATGTTTCTAAAAAATCTTTAGAACCTAAAAAAGTTTCAAACAAATTAACTTATGCTGAAAAAAGAGCTAAAAAACAAGCAAAATTAGAAGCTAAAGCAAACAAATATAAGGACTTTTAG
- a CDS encoding segregation/condensation protein A produces the protein MQELPNQNSEITFNLKNFNGPLDLLVTLIKEKNVDIFDIDLSELASQYLKIIENLNKIDFDLASEYLVMAANLIHLKARIILQNPQEEEEIKKEKVRLLSQIAEYQKFKEISATLREQEQQRKQLFQKAPSDLTSFVKKIDESVLDGHSSSTRLTIILRKMFERTYAEALKNISLQTKNISPEEMKKVILDLFKDKNILSFEEVFSVPSMGHFVISLLALLDLSRQQKVVIEANNESEIITISKGIKYE, from the coding sequence ATGCAAGAATTGCCCAATCAAAATTCTGAAATTACATTTAATTTAAAAAATTTTAACGGCCCACTTGATTTATTGGTTACTTTAATAAAAGAAAAAAATGTTGATATTTTTGATATAGATTTATCTGAACTTGCAAGTCAATATTTAAAAATCATTGAAAATTTAAACAAAATTGATTTTGATTTAGCTAGTGAATATTTAGTTATGGCAGCTAATTTAATTCACTTAAAAGCGAGAATAATTTTACAAAATCCTCAAGAAGAAGAGGAAATTAAAAAAGAAAAAGTAAGACTTTTAAGTCAAATTGCTGAATATCAAAAATTTAAAGAAATATCAGCAACATTAAGAGAACAAGAACAACAAAGAAAACAATTATTTCAAAAAGCTCCTAGCGATTTAACTTCTTTTGTAAAAAAAATAGATGAAAGCGTTTTAGATGGTCATTCTTCTTCTACTAGATTAACAATTATTTTAAGAAAAATGTTTGAAAGAACATATGCAGAAGCTTTAAAAAATATTTCTCTTCAAACAAAAAATATTAGTCCTGAAGAAATGAAAAAAGTTATACTTGATTTATTTAAAGATAAAAATATTTTAAGTTTTGAAGAAGTGTTTAGTGTGCCAAGTATGGGTCACTTTGTGATTAGTTTATTAGCTTTACTTGATTTATCAAGACAACAAAAAGTTGTCATTGAAGCAAATAATGAATCAGAGATTATTACAATTTCAAAAGGTATAAAATATGAATAA
- the scpB gene encoding SMC-Scp complex subunit ScpB — protein sequence MNNYTKIIEALIYVQGDEGLSSKQLKESLKLDSITSARTLLKKFADEFNNQNRGIKVHEFNDIFKFLTTDEAKDVISELVTVARRQNLSQAAIETAGIIAYKQPITRSMINNIRGVASDHIVVTLLTKGIIEEVGVAQTPGQPILYGITDKFYDYFKIKSLAELPPFPEFNNYSSEGNLNEEEFDLFNSQRQMENTGVEQLSQEMEEHETI from the coding sequence ATGAATAATTACACAAAAATAATTGAAGCATTAATATATGTTCAAGGTGATGAAGGATTAAGTAGTAAACAATTAAAAGAATCACTTAAACTAGATTCAATTACTTCAGCAAGAACACTATTAAAGAAATTTGCAGATGAATTTAATAACCAAAACAGAGGAATTAAAGTTCACGAATTTAATGATATATTTAAATTTTTAACAACAGATGAAGCAAAAGATGTTATTAGTGAATTAGTAACAGTTGCAAGAAGACAAAATCTTTCACAAGCAGCAATTGAAACTGCGGGAATAATAGCATACAAACAACCAATTACAAGATCAATGATAAACAACATAAGAGGTGTTGCTAGTGATCATATTGTAGTTACGCTTTTAACTAAGGGAATAATTGAAGAAGTTGGAGTAGCACAAACTCCTGGACAACCTATTTTATATGGAATTACAGATAAATTTTATGATTATTTCAAAATTAAAAGTTTAGCAGAGTTACCTCCTTTTCCTGAATTTAATAATTATTCAAGTGAAGGTAATTTAAATGAAGAAGAATTTGATTTATTTAACAGTCAAAGACAAATGGAAAATACGGGTGTTGAACAACTATCACAAGAAATGGAAGAACATGAAACAATTTAA
- a CDS encoding RluA family pseudouridine synthase, translating into MKQFKATANDEGRTLFKFIVKRADNVPISKIEKVFRKKDIKVNNIRINDKQYKIKENDVVTVYGIEDTTKDSESTYKKANITFKKIYEDDDILIVDKKAGIAMVNEENSLNDQVLTYLKFKKTDSFVPDSIGRLDKVTSGLVIYAKNYQTLVEFKEKQENFIKIYQFVSDINEDKLVTVKLVKDIEKQKMKVTEDKKGVKAVTRFFVENNKKYAEIKTGKKHQIRATLEHLGFPILGDTKYGAKKSHRVFLHAYSITIRNLDKKWDHLNDQQFISYPKW; encoded by the coding sequence ATGAAACAATTTAAAGCAACAGCAAATGACGAAGGTCGTACATTATTTAAATTTATTGTAAAAAGAGCAGATAATGTGCCTATTTCTAAAATCGAAAAAGTATTTCGTAAAAAAGATATAAAAGTCAATAATATTAGGATAAATGATAAACAATACAAAATCAAAGAAAATGATGTTGTTACTGTTTATGGTATTGAAGATACTACAAAAGATAGTGAATCAACATATAAAAAAGCTAATATAACTTTCAAAAAAATATATGAAGATGATGATATTTTAATTGTTGATAAAAAAGCAGGAATAGCTATGGTTAATGAAGAAAATTCATTAAATGATCAAGTTTTAACATATTTAAAATTTAAAAAAACTGACAGTTTTGTACCAGATTCAATCGGAAGATTAGATAAAGTCACAAGCGGATTAGTTATTTATGCTAAAAATTATCAAACACTGGTTGAATTTAAAGAAAAACAAGAAAACTTTATAAAAATATATCAATTTGTAAGTGATATAAATGAAGATAAACTGGTAACAGTTAAACTTGTAAAGGACATAGAAAAACAAAAAATGAAAGTAACAGAAGACAAAAAAGGTGTCAAAGCAGTAACAAGATTTTTTGTTGAAAATAACAAAAAATATGCAGAAATTAAGACTGGCAAAAAGCATCAAATCAGAGCAACACTTGAACATTTAGGCTTTCCAATTTTAGGGGATACAAAATATGGAGCAAAAAAATCACATCGTGTTTTTTTACATGCATATAGCATTACTATCAGAAATCTAGACAAAAAATGAGATCATTTAAATGATCAACAATTTATAAGTTATCCAAAATGATAG
- a CDS encoding Asp-tRNA(Asn)/Glu-tRNA(Gln) amidotransferase subunit GatC, protein MEKEKMISLARNLLFEPKEELFQFMSQEHEEIKKQLALLDKFDLTNIKPMTHINEELVSFDFLRDDIPSKALDKEKLLANAKIHDENFVIIRKVIND, encoded by the coding sequence ATGGAAAAAGAAAAAATGATTAGCTTAGCACGTAATCTTCTTTTTGAACCTAAAGAAGAACTTTTTCAATTCATGAGTCAAGAACACGAAGAAATTAAAAAACAATTAGCATTACTTGATAAGTTTGACCTAACAAATATTAAACCTATGACACACATTAATGAAGAATTAGTTAGTTTTGATTTTTTAAGAGATGATATTCCTTCAAAAGCTTTAGACAAAGAAAAATTACTTGCAAATGCTAAAATACATGATGAAAATTTTGTGATTATAAGAAAGGTTATTAATGATTAA
- a CDS encoding amidase family protein, with the protein MIKKGNLDKAILDAKNDNNNAIAYIYENAKLNNNGVLANTVFSLKNNYATKDSVSHASSSFLENFYPNYDATIVSLLKEAGATCAFKTHLDEFGLGGTGTFSHYGLIKNPLNKDHYVGGSSSGSAATLNDNLSFAIGSDTGDSVRKPASYVGKVGFKPSYGTVSRYGLFAFASSLDTVGWMTHNVNDSFEIANVLFKQDFKNDNTSKNLEFSSSEIIEKKPTVVSYLDCFDFLNNEIADGYKKLLEKLKADNIKLQPIAVDKDLLNSISVVYQIIAFTEASSNLANLSGIHFGKQISDDNWEQTYIKTRQTGLGLMVQRRILLGSYYLEKENQDKYLKKAQKMRRYIVNYFTNIHNNCDIFIYPATKSAAPAFDQKLEISFMDDILTNANLTGNPSITIPLGKEENNLPFSISIDAKKFDDVKMLQHALYIEKMIGDN; encoded by the coding sequence ATGATTAAAAAAGGAAACTTAGATAAAGCTATTTTAGATGCAAAAAATGATAATAATAATGCTATTGCTTATATCTATGAAAACGCTAAATTAAATAATAATGGTGTGCTTGCTAACACCGTTTTTAGTTTAAAAAATAACTATGCAACAAAAGATTCTGTATCACATGCATCAAGTTCTTTTTTAGAAAATTTTTATCCCAATTACGACGCAACTATTGTTTCACTACTAAAAGAAGCTGGTGCAACTTGTGCTTTTAAAACTCATTTAGATGAATTTGGACTAGGTGGGACAGGTACTTTTTCTCATTATGGACTTATTAAAAATCCATTAAATAAAGATCACTACGTTGGTGGTTCAAGTTCTGGGTCAGCTGCTACTTTAAATGATAATCTTTCATTTGCAATTGGTTCAGATACTGGCGACAGTGTTAGAAAACCAGCAAGTTATGTAGGGAAAGTTGGATTTAAACCATCTTATGGTACGGTGAGTAGATATGGGTTATTTGCATTCGCATCTTCGTTGGATACAGTTGGGTGAATGACTCACAATGTAAATGATTCATTTGAAATTGCTAATGTACTTTTTAAACAAGATTTCAAAAATGATAATACATCAAAAAATTTAGAATTTTCATCAAGCGAAATTATTGAAAAAAAACCTACTGTTGTTTCTTATTTAGATTGTTTTGATTTTCTAAACAATGAAATTGCTGATGGTTACAAAAAATTGTTAGAAAAATTAAAAGCAGATAATATTAAATTACAACCTATTGCAGTTGACAAAGATCTTCTTAATTCAATTTCTGTCGTTTATCAAATTATTGCCTTTACAGAAGCCTCTTCAAATTTAGCTAATTTAAGCGGAATTCATTTTGGAAAACAAATTTCAGATGATAATTGAGAACAAACATACATAAAAACCCGCCAAACAGGACTTGGGTTAATGGTACAAAGAAGAATATTATTGGGAAGTTATTACTTAGAAAAAGAAAATCAAGATAAATATTTAAAAAAAGCTCAAAAAATGCGCCGTTATATTGTAAATTATTTTACAAACATTCATAATAACTGTGATATTTTTATCTATCCAGCAACAAAATCAGCAGCACCTGCTTTTGATCAAAAATTAGAGATTAGCTTTATGGATGATATTTTAACAAATGCTAATTTAACAGGTAATCCATCAATTACAATTCCATTAGGAAAAGAAGAAAATAATCTTCCTTTTTCAATTTCAATAGATGCAAAAAAATTTGATGATGTAAAAATGCTACAACATGCCTTATATATTGAAAAAATGATCGGAGATAACTAA
- the gatB gene encoding Asp-tRNA(Asn)/Glu-tRNA(Gln) amidotransferase subunit GatB encodes MNYSDYEPVIGIEIHLELSTKTKMFSYAENNFNLAANTSASVIDLAYPGTLPLLNKQAVIYGIKLAKALNMEIDHELHFDRKNYFYPDLPKGYQITQQFRPIGKNGTLPIEIDDNIKNIAIERIHLEEDTAKQIHEGDKTFLNYNRAGVPLIEIVSFPVMRSAKEAAEYVNTIRLVALSLGISDAKMNEGSLRADVNISVRKKTDEKFNTRVEIKNLNSISNVEKAIEYEFKWQVEKLENNEAFEQQTKRFDEATQTNKKMRSKSSAIDYKYFPEPNIPAIQLTDEIIDSVKLEELPWQKKSRYIENGLNKVQYDQLLKNLDYADFLDKLAAKSRAHFKKITNLFFSDVVSFLNNQNLNIGDLKISLDNLSTSIDLIDGSKIQKNSLTIILDKIQNNPSLDIETIIETNNLKLKDLSDEIEIYVDQLISQKPEIFDEYNQNPDKVTKFLIGQIMKNFKGQANPVASKEIIEKKLNK; translated from the coding sequence ATGAATTATTCAGATTATGAACCAGTTATTGGAATTGAAATTCACCTTGAACTTTCAACAAAAACTAAAATGTTTTCTTATGCTGAGAACAATTTTAATTTAGCAGCAAATACATCTGCTAGCGTTATTGATCTTGCTTATCCTGGTACTTTACCACTTTTAAATAAACAAGCAGTTATTTATGGAATTAAATTAGCAAAAGCTTTAAATATGGAAATTGACCATGAGCTACATTTTGATAGAAAAAATTATTTTTATCCCGATCTTCCTAAGGGGTATCAAATCACACAACAATTTAGACCAATTGGAAAAAATGGAACTCTTCCAATTGAAATAGACGATAACATAAAAAATATTGCAATTGAAAGAATTCACTTAGAAGAAGACACCGCAAAACAAATTCATGAAGGGGATAAAACATTTTTAAACTATAATCGTGCCGGTGTTCCTTTAATTGAAATTGTTTCTTTTCCAGTAATGCGTAGTGCAAAAGAAGCTGCTGAGTATGTAAATACAATTAGATTAGTTGCACTTAGTTTAGGAATTAGTGATGCTAAAATGAATGAAGGTTCTTTAAGAGCTGATGTAAATATTTCAGTTAGAAAAAAAACTGATGAAAAATTTAATACAAGAGTGGAAATAAAAAATTTAAATTCTATTTCAAATGTTGAAAAAGCAATTGAATATGAATTTAAATGACAAGTAGAAAAATTAGAGAATAATGAAGCTTTTGAGCAACAAACAAAACGTTTTGATGAAGCTACACAAACAAATAAAAAAATGCGTTCAAAATCTTCTGCAATTGACTATAAATACTTCCCTGAACCAAACATTCCTGCTATTCAACTAACAGATGAAATTATTGATTCAGTAAAATTAGAAGAATTACCATGACAAAAAAAATCTAGATATATTGAAAATGGTTTAAATAAAGTTCAATATGACCAATTATTAAAAAACTTAGATTATGCTGATTTTTTAGACAAATTAGCAGCAAAATCACGCGCACATTTTAAAAAAATCACAAATTTATTTTTTAGTGATGTTGTAAGTTTTTTAAATAATCAAAATCTAAATATTGGTGATTTAAAAATATCACTAGATAATTTATCTACTTCTATTGACCTTATTGATGGTTCAAAAATTCAAAAAAATTCACTTACTATTATTTTAGATAAAATTCAAAATAATCCTTCATTGGATATTGAAACTATAATTGAAACAAATAATCTGAAATTAAAAGATTTAAGTGATGAAATTGAAATATATGTTGATCAATTAATTTCACAAAAACCAGAAATTTTTGATGAATACAATCAAAATCCTGATAAAGTTACTAAGTTTTTAATTGGTCAAATAATGAAAAACTTTAAAGGACAAGCAAATCCAGTAGCAAGCAAAGAAATTATTGAAAAAAAATTAAATAAATAG